In one window of Oceanispirochaeta sp. DNA:
- a CDS encoding radical SAM protein — MNKNTSIYKIEAQFSKNEYYIDLKELKRKAMNFLEYFATEALTDSSFVGIIGAGNGEERFQQLMKACHFSDADIFLKEILSSVMNGGKAPVNLKEIQLPTRFLVALLEVVITEKGYISIKTVDQLIKETNLFVPEEQKEDLQKVIEKYPVRLSYHTIRQMMVSDNVAYQYMPFIEELDTVGHTNTWIGQFHEGLLEQMYQNRVIFLLNMSCPVYCRFCFRKHKESRNETNPTILEIKKAISHVESSPGIKEIVITGGDPFLSKNSILAAIDGLMQVPHVQTLRLATRSVAYYPNLFLKNERSYLKFLKQKNLELQQNGKRMEIATHFIHPDEVSPESLEIISELVNSGISVYVQTPFLQDCNDQGPELQKLFLLLRGAGAEMHYIYIPCSPIHGNSVYWSPLSNGIDIAEYLRAYLSDRSVPKICTATPIGKMEWYTSGWAVEPVKDKENLLWIRTPYTPEYFKSFAPLAKDLPNIRVNSEGTLDIQYMAKIGKESYFMGSRPLKISKTQLPIDLPEELSIIKSRSRLHGESIINTGSGLLKRVHRTRVELSTEATQKELDYIADKKSISDVVLIPRGTITDELNAIERIASTLLSIPHVNALRLRSLCFNYAPERFQDSHINRLGELNRLTVANPLRVEIESWFMHPDEIKVTHKKLTRQFNNKGISVYCNTALYGEVNDYPDLIQELTFNYRQAGMEFHHLYVAGHPVQREWNKTHPVDMYDIIDIASKIRREGSGREGPRYIIQTPLGEVYYGLTSSFSYEGEKVIMKLDSYDQDYYQELDADFSLPEGIIFDEDNKPVMSVPGLINTTGFRV, encoded by the coding sequence ATGAATAAAAACACGAGTATTTACAAAATAGAAGCTCAATTTTCAAAAAATGAATATTATATAGACTTAAAAGAATTAAAAAGAAAAGCTATGAATTTTCTTGAATACTTTGCAACAGAAGCCCTCACCGACAGCAGCTTCGTAGGGATTATCGGTGCTGGTAACGGTGAAGAACGATTTCAGCAATTAATGAAGGCCTGCCATTTCTCGGATGCAGACATTTTCTTAAAAGAAATACTTTCTTCTGTCATGAATGGGGGGAAAGCCCCTGTCAATCTGAAGGAGATTCAACTCCCTACCCGTTTTCTCGTAGCACTCCTTGAAGTGGTAATTACCGAAAAGGGTTACATCTCCATAAAAACCGTAGACCAGTTGATTAAAGAAACGAATCTGTTCGTTCCTGAGGAGCAAAAAGAGGATCTTCAAAAAGTTATCGAAAAATATCCTGTCCGCTTATCCTATCATACGATCCGCCAAATGATGGTTTCCGATAATGTGGCCTATCAGTATATGCCCTTTATCGAAGAACTGGACACTGTCGGCCACACAAATACCTGGATTGGACAGTTTCATGAAGGCCTTCTGGAACAGATGTACCAAAACAGAGTCATTTTCCTGTTGAATATGAGCTGTCCTGTTTACTGCCGATTCTGTTTCCGCAAACACAAAGAGTCCAGAAATGAAACCAACCCGACTATTCTCGAGATAAAAAAGGCAATCAGCCATGTTGAGTCATCTCCTGGAATAAAAGAGATTGTAATCACGGGAGGTGATCCATTCCTCAGTAAAAACAGCATATTAGCTGCCATAGACGGACTGATGCAGGTACCCCATGTTCAAACACTGAGACTGGCGACACGTTCGGTAGCCTACTACCCGAATTTATTCCTTAAAAATGAAAGATCCTATTTAAAATTCCTGAAGCAAAAGAACCTTGAACTTCAGCAAAATGGCAAGCGGATGGAAATAGCCACACATTTTATCCATCCAGATGAAGTATCACCGGAAAGCCTGGAGATTATAAGTGAATTAGTCAATTCCGGTATATCCGTCTATGTCCAGACCCCTTTTCTGCAGGATTGCAATGATCAAGGTCCGGAGCTTCAAAAGCTCTTCCTCTTACTGCGCGGGGCCGGTGCCGAAATGCACTATATCTATATCCCCTGCAGCCCGATACATGGGAATAGTGTGTATTGGTCGCCTCTTTCCAACGGAATAGACATTGCCGAATACTTACGGGCCTATCTTTCAGACAGAAGTGTTCCGAAAATATGTACGGCGACCCCCATTGGAAAAATGGAATGGTATACAAGCGGCTGGGCGGTAGAGCCTGTCAAAGACAAGGAGAACTTACTCTGGATCAGGACCCCTTACACTCCTGAATACTTTAAATCCTTCGCTCCCCTGGCGAAAGATCTTCCCAACATCAGAGTCAATAGTGAAGGGACTCTGGATATTCAGTATATGGCTAAAATTGGAAAGGAATCCTATTTTATGGGTTCCCGTCCATTGAAAATCTCGAAAACCCAACTCCCCATAGATCTTCCCGAAGAATTGTCTATCATAAAAAGCCGTTCCCGTTTACATGGAGAATCCATTATCAATACCGGGAGTGGTCTGCTTAAGAGGGTTCACAGAACCCGGGTGGAGCTTTCAACGGAGGCCACACAGAAGGAACTGGATTATATTGCAGACAAAAAGAGCATCAGCGATGTCGTTCTCATACCCAGGGGAACAATTACAGACGAACTCAATGCGATTGAAAGGATTGCCTCCACTCTTTTATCAATTCCCCATGTCAACGCTCTACGCTTAAGAAGCCTGTGCTTCAACTATGCCCCGGAAAGATTTCAGGATTCCCACATCAACCGTTTGGGAGAGCTGAACCGTCTGACCGTAGCAAATCCTTTACGGGTTGAAATTGAGAGCTGGTTCATGCATCCCGATGAAATAAAGGTGACCCATAAAAAACTGACCCGTCAGTTCAACAATAAAGGCATCTCCGTATACTGCAATACCGCATTATACGGAGAAGTGAATGATTACCCGGATCTGATACAGGAGTTGACATTCAACTACAGACAGGCAGGGATGGAGTTTCATCATCTTTATGTAGCGGGACATCCGGTTCAAAGGGAATGGAACAAAACTCATCCGGTTGATATGTATGACATCATTGACATCGCATCCAAGATAAGAAGGGAAGGCAGCGGCAGGGAGGGACCCCGCTATATCATCCAAACTCCTTTGGGAGAAGTCTATTATGGCTTAACATCTTCATTCAGCTATGAGGGAGAGAAGGTCATAATGAAATTGGACAGCTACGATCAGGATTATTATCAGGAACTGGATGCCGACTTTTCCCTGCCGGAAGGCATCATCTTCGACGAGGACAATAAACCGGTCATGTCTGTTCCCGGGCTAATAAATACCACAGGCTTCAGGGTATAG
- a CDS encoding ABC transporter permease, producing the protein MKRLMLMLKKNPMAIVGLIILFFWVITALIGPKLISYSYTEMDMESQLTAPGQNGHLLGTDTLGRDILSRIVAGSRSILTVALMTSLFSSIAGILIGFSAGYFGGKIDTIFLRIMDIVMAIPPLVLSMVVLGILGDSSILSLTLIVSIAYTPATARVARGALLTCRGNEYVDAARIRGESDFYIMFVEILPNTIGPIIVEITARFAYSIMMIASLGFLGVGLQPPTPDWGMMVIENKSVIRMAPWAVLYPTLSIASLVIAISMFSDFISKVMIHEK; encoded by the coding sequence ATGAAAAGATTGATGCTTATGCTCAAAAAAAACCCGATGGCAATAGTCGGTCTGATAATTCTGTTCTTCTGGGTTATCACCGCACTGATTGGTCCCAAACTGATTTCCTATTCATATACAGAAATGGATATGGAAAGCCAGTTGACAGCGCCGGGACAGAACGGGCATCTCCTGGGGACCGATACTCTGGGTAGAGATATCCTTTCGAGAATTGTGGCTGGCAGCCGATCTATTCTAACTGTTGCACTGATGACCAGTCTCTTCTCATCTATCGCGGGAATCCTCATTGGATTCAGCGCCGGTTATTTCGGGGGAAAAATAGACACAATCTTTCTGCGTATTATGGACATTGTCATGGCCATTCCTCCGCTGGTTCTCTCCATGGTCGTTTTGGGAATACTGGGAGATTCTTCAATTTTAAGTCTCACACTAATTGTTTCCATAGCCTACACCCCGGCCACTGCCAGGGTTGCCAGGGGAGCCCTGCTTACCTGCCGGGGAAACGAATATGTTGATGCCGCCCGGATTCGGGGAGAATCGGATTTCTACATCATGTTTGTGGAGATTCTTCCCAATACCATCGGTCCGATTATTGTGGAAATCACCGCCCGCTTTGCCTATTCCATCATGATGATAGCCTCTCTTGGATTTCTTGGTGTGGGACTGCAACCTCCGACTCCCGATTGGGGAATGATGGTTATCGAGAATAAATCGGTCATCAGAATGGCTCCATGGGCGGTACTGTATCCGACTCTTTCCATTGCCTCTCTGGTCATTGCCATCTCTATGTTCTCCGATTTTATCAGCAAGGTGATGATTCATGAAAAATGA
- a CDS encoding ABC transporter ATP-binding protein, translating to MKNETVLEIKNLNVAFKTLTDSVVALKDISLKVGRKESLGIIGESGCGKSTLSYSIMDYLPVNSLRTGEIRFMGENLLDKSHKEMMNYRGNRIAMVYQTPYSSLNPSLTIGYQLDEVTMMHRKFTQKQARKASLEAMSDLYMGDVEGIARRYPHQISGGMQQRICIAMALLCRPDVMILDEPTTALDVTTEVVIFDILKELNEKYNMSFIYISHDIGVVNRVADRIAVMYRGEIVETGPQEMLYRHPRHPYTRALINCMPRSGIVKDEVRLNTIPGYVTRRSAEETGCPFVSRCTKKVPGCVEKYGMKMREGGHYSACDRAYAEDIPDTLAPEKITPRNTSHSDEAILDVQNLKKHYGSSSRKVRALDGVSVHLGKNQVLGVVGESGCGKSTLGLTISGLLKPSEGRILFDGKEIGFTWKKRSPDVLKEIQLIFQNPGRSLNPSFTLEQIIGRPMKKMLGIRSRKERRNRIVEILKKVDLGEEYLYRKATQLSGGEMQRAAIARAFSISPNLLICDEPTSALDVSVQASVLNLLGDLQDESGASYIFISHDLNVINFISDYIIVMYLGRICEYGTREEVVSGPYHPYTAALLSAVPDVDPSLSKTQIRLSGSPPNPTKIIRGCPFAGRCHRQVGKICEDQAPPKIVLSDSHYLYCHIPGDEL from the coding sequence ATGAAAAATGAAACTGTACTGGAAATTAAAAATCTTAATGTTGCATTTAAAACTCTGACTGATTCTGTTGTCGCCCTTAAGGATATATCCCTGAAGGTTGGACGAAAAGAATCATTGGGAATCATTGGTGAATCGGGCTGCGGAAAGAGCACCCTGTCCTATTCCATTATGGATTATCTCCCTGTTAACAGCCTGCGAACCGGTGAGATACGTTTTATGGGTGAAAATCTCCTGGATAAAAGTCATAAAGAAATGATGAACTATAGAGGGAACCGTATAGCCATGGTCTATCAGACCCCCTATTCCTCATTAAATCCTTCCCTGACTATAGGTTACCAGCTTGATGAAGTCACAATGATGCATCGTAAATTTACACAAAAGCAGGCTAGAAAAGCCAGTCTAGAAGCCATGTCTGACTTGTATATGGGCGACGTAGAAGGTATTGCCAGGAGGTACCCTCATCAGATCAGCGGAGGCATGCAGCAACGGATTTGTATTGCCATGGCTCTCCTCTGTCGTCCCGATGTAATGATCCTTGATGAACCAACCACAGCTCTCGATGTGACTACCGAAGTTGTTATATTTGATATCCTGAAGGAACTGAACGAAAAATACAATATGTCCTTCATATACATATCCCACGATATCGGGGTAGTCAATAGAGTGGCCGACCGGATTGCTGTGATGTACAGGGGAGAAATTGTAGAAACAGGTCCTCAGGAAATGCTGTACCGACATCCCAGGCATCCCTATACCCGGGCACTTATAAACTGTATGCCCCGTTCGGGGATCGTTAAGGATGAAGTCAGACTCAATACAATCCCCGGATATGTGACGAGAAGATCTGCCGAGGAGACAGGATGTCCCTTTGTAAGCCGGTGTACCAAGAAAGTTCCCGGTTGTGTAGAAAAATATGGAATGAAAATGCGGGAAGGGGGACACTACTCAGCCTGTGACCGGGCCTATGCTGAAGATATTCCTGATACTTTAGCCCCGGAAAAGATCACTCCAAGGAATACAAGCCACTCTGATGAAGCCATTCTTGATGTTCAGAATTTAAAAAAACATTACGGGAGCAGCTCCCGGAAAGTCCGGGCTCTGGACGGTGTAAGCGTCCATCTTGGAAAAAACCAGGTTCTCGGTGTTGTCGGCGAGTCAGGGTGCGGAAAAAGTACCCTGGGACTCACAATAAGCGGGCTTCTTAAACCGTCTGAAGGAAGGATCCTTTTTGACGGTAAAGAGATCGGTTTTACATGGAAAAAACGAAGTCCCGATGTTTTAAAAGAAATCCAGCTGATCTTCCAGAATCCCGGCAGGAGTCTGAATCCTTCATTTACCCTGGAGCAGATTATCGGTCGGCCGATGAAAAAAATGCTGGGTATACGTTCCAGAAAGGAAAGACGCAACAGGATTGTGGAGATTCTGAAAAAAGTGGATCTTGGTGAAGAATACCTGTACCGCAAGGCCACCCAGTTAAGCGGGGGAGAAATGCAGAGGGCAGCCATTGCCCGGGCTTTCTCCATATCACCCAATCTTCTTATCTGTGATGAGCCCACATCGGCCCTGGATGTCTCGGTACAGGCTTCGGTTCTCAATCTGCTGGGAGATCTGCAGGATGAATCTGGAGCTTCCTACATTTTTATTTCCCATGATCTGAACGTGATTAATTTTATCAGTGATTACATCATCGTGATGTATTTGGGCAGAATCTGCGAATATGGAACGCGTGAGGAGGTCGTGAGTGGCCCCTATCACCCCTATACGGCAGCGCTGCTATCCGCTGTTCCCGATGTGGATCCCTCATTGTCCAAAACACAGATCCGGCTTTCCGGTTCGCCCCCCAATCCGACAAAGATCATCAGGGGCTGTCCCTTCGCCGGGCGGTGCCACAGGCAAGTGGGAAAAATCTGCGAAGACCAGGCGCCTCCGAAAATTGTGCTGTCGGACAGTCATTATTTATATTGTCATATTCCCGGTGATGAACTCTGA
- a CDS encoding ABC transporter substrate-binding protein, with amino-acid sequence MKLSMIGFLSGFLLVSSLSLFAAGTQETENKMIIRVAEQVPNLITPGAWDGQAFSLNSSIYDYLIEMDANTGELVPALATKWSSPDGKIWTFDLRKGVKFHDGSDFTAQDVKFTIERTQNPDLGHLKAQDFEAVESVSAKDDYTLVITLKSPLPTFPFIFTDYNMAMLSSDYDYKTLGETAPMGTGPFKLKEMILKESALLTKNAGYWQTGLPKSDELRIYFVPDIESSISLLEAGKVDIVPQVSPIIKRRLDGMEGYNVVSPYQESRFIAMSADRTPFSDNKVRLALKYTMDPEILAKACQGVLGEGIFYNETPIVNKLAQYKEIPFRGRDINKARELLKEAGYPDGVTTELYYASDHPYGTAIAQTLKELAAPAGINLELKGFPRDIYLSQYWMNAPMLLTGWGVRVDPSMLLMLAYESKGPWNESHMDDPEADELIAKIRSEVDPKVRQSYYDRLQEIFVERGTVINLQVPYLVPLNDRVQDYRQPVTMLPQLKYAYLK; translated from the coding sequence ATGAAACTATCTATGATTGGATTCCTTTCGGGTTTTCTTCTCGTTAGCAGCCTCAGTTTATTTGCCGCTGGAACTCAGGAGACTGAGAACAAAATGATCATTCGGGTGGCCGAACAGGTGCCGAACCTCATTACCCCCGGCGCATGGGATGGACAGGCTTTTTCACTGAATTCTTCCATTTATGACTACCTCATCGAAATGGATGCTAACACCGGAGAACTGGTTCCGGCTCTGGCAACGAAATGGAGCAGTCCTGATGGAAAAATCTGGACATTCGATTTGCGAAAGGGAGTCAAATTTCATGACGGCAGCGATTTTACAGCTCAGGATGTAAAGTTTACAATAGAAAGGACTCAGAATCCGGATCTCGGTCACTTGAAAGCCCAGGATTTTGAGGCGGTTGAGAGTGTTTCGGCTAAAGACGACTATACATTGGTCATCACTCTAAAGTCTCCTCTACCAACGTTTCCATTTATTTTCACAGACTATAACATGGCTATGCTGTCCTCTGACTATGATTACAAGACTCTTGGAGAGACCGCTCCTATGGGAACCGGTCCTTTTAAGCTGAAAGAAATGATTTTGAAAGAGTCGGCGCTTCTGACCAAAAATGCAGGTTACTGGCAGACCGGTCTACCCAAATCTGATGAATTGCGGATCTATTTTGTCCCCGATATCGAATCAAGCATCTCTCTTCTCGAAGCCGGGAAGGTGGATATCGTTCCTCAGGTTTCTCCTATCATTAAAAGAAGACTGGATGGAATGGAAGGATATAATGTTGTATCCCCCTATCAGGAATCACGCTTTATCGCGATGTCCGCAGATCGGACACCTTTTTCTGATAATAAAGTCCGTTTAGCATTGAAATACACCATGGATCCGGAAATTCTTGCCAAGGCTTGTCAAGGTGTTCTCGGAGAAGGAATATTTTATAACGAAACTCCCATTGTTAATAAACTGGCCCAGTATAAGGAGATTCCCTTTCGTGGCCGGGATATCAATAAGGCCAGGGAACTGTTAAAAGAAGCTGGATATCCTGATGGAGTCACAACCGAACTCTACTATGCTTCGGATCACCCCTATGGAACAGCCATCGCACAGACTTTGAAAGAACTGGCGGCACCGGCTGGAATCAATCTGGAACTTAAGGGATTTCCCCGGGATATTTATCTTTCTCAATACTGGATGAACGCACCAATGCTTCTTACCGGCTGGGGAGTTCGGGTTGATCCTTCCATGCTTCTTATGCTCGCTTATGAATCTAAAGGCCCCTGGAATGAATCTCACATGGATGACCCCGAAGCGGATGAGCTTATTGCGAAAATCAGAAGCGAAGTGGACCCCAAAGTCAGACAGTCCTATTACGATAGACTCCAGGAAATTTTTGTTGAGAGAGGAACGGTGATTAACCTTCAGGTTCCCTATCTCGTACCCTTAAACGACCGGGTTCAGGATTACCGTCAGCCTGTAACCATGCTGCCTCAACTGAAATACGCTTACCTTAAATAA
- a CDS encoding ABC transporter permease has product MRLGFMLVTLAVMSMLIFILAEIMPGDAAQTALGQSATPEALKALREAKGLDDPLPVRYARWAGGFLTGDLGESLYMRGVQIKTIFWRKVGHSLILALTALIFYVPLSLFFGILAGVKAEKLTDSVISFFGLATMALPEFVSGIILITLFAVKIPLLPITSIIPIGETLVGNLNILILPALSITFVMFGYVSRMQRSSMISVLNSDYVRTAVLKGMPWRHVIFRHALKNALLPTITIIGMNMGWLFGGLIVVETLFGFPGLGSLTMTAIKTRDIPLIEASVLFITFVFVVSTLVTDLLYAFLNPKIRFSGGER; this is encoded by the coding sequence ATGCGGCTGGGGTTCATGTTAGTGACCCTGGCTGTCATGTCTATGTTGATTTTTATACTTGCAGAAATTATGCCCGGGGATGCTGCTCAAACTGCTTTGGGGCAAAGCGCGACACCCGAAGCTCTTAAGGCACTACGTGAGGCTAAAGGACTGGATGATCCCCTGCCCGTAAGGTATGCCCGCTGGGCGGGGGGGTTCCTCACGGGAGACCTTGGTGAATCTCTGTACATGCGGGGGGTTCAGATAAAAACCATCTTCTGGCGGAAGGTGGGGCATTCCCTGATCCTAGCCTTAACAGCCCTCATTTTTTATGTTCCTCTTTCGCTGTTTTTCGGGATTCTGGCTGGCGTAAAAGCCGAAAAGTTGACCGATTCGGTGATTTCATTTTTCGGGTTAGCCACCATGGCTTTACCGGAATTCGTCTCGGGAATCATCCTGATTACCCTATTTGCGGTAAAAATTCCCCTCCTCCCCATAACCAGCATCATCCCCATCGGTGAAACCCTGGTAGGGAATTTAAATATTTTAATCCTGCCTGCACTATCCATCACCTTTGTCATGTTCGGTTACGTCTCCCGGATGCAGAGATCCTCTATGATCAGTGTCTTGAACTCTGATTATGTCAGAACCGCAGTCTTGAAGGGGATGCCCTGGCGGCATGTGATTTTCCGCCATGCTTTAAAAAATGCCCTTCTTCCCACAATAACCATCATCGGGATGAATATGGGATGGCTATTCGGAGGGCTCATAGTAGTGGAGACCCTTTTTGGATTTCCCGGTCTTGGTTCACTGACTATGACGGCTATTAAAACCAGGGATATCCCACTTATTGAGGCATCTGTTCTGTTTATCACTTTTGTATTTGTTGTTTCCACTCTAGTGACCGATTTACTTTATGCTTTTTTAAATCCAAAAATTCGGTTTTCAGGAGGGGAGCGATGA
- a CDS encoding peptidoglycan DD-metalloendopeptidase family protein produces MDYPYLLLNKRLKISPIFPDLKSTPLILDLSVDGSFLDDLPPGDQRAFQGKLDWRMNGSSQWGLSSYLENRKTLLSTCQQMVKEERFYHLGLDIIVKAGTDLHSPLDATVIDAGFEEGIGNYGGFIMLEHSSSDFETFYSLYGHLNPASLIKPGARLTAGESFGEIGEFEVNGNWFTHTHLQILTEEGLSRGMQFKGYCRGEEIVEMDRLCPSPFPLFLASRLIP; encoded by the coding sequence ATGGACTACCCCTATTTACTTCTCAACAAGCGGCTGAAAATCAGCCCGATCTTTCCCGACCTGAAGTCAACACCCCTCATTCTGGATCTTTCAGTGGACGGGTCTTTCCTTGACGACCTCCCGCCGGGAGATCAACGGGCCTTCCAGGGCAAACTGGACTGGAGGATGAATGGAAGTTCTCAGTGGGGGTTATCCTCTTATCTTGAAAACCGGAAAACCCTTCTTTCCACCTGTCAACAAATGGTGAAAGAGGAACGTTTTTATCATCTGGGACTCGATATAATCGTGAAAGCAGGAACTGATCTCCACAGTCCCCTTGATGCCACCGTGATAGATGCCGGTTTTGAAGAAGGTATCGGCAACTATGGAGGATTTATTATGCTGGAACACTCCAGTTCGGATTTTGAAACCTTTTATTCACTCTACGGCCATTTGAATCCCGCCAGCTTAATAAAGCCGGGAGCGAGGCTCACTGCGGGGGAATCCTTTGGAGAGATCGGAGAATTTGAAGTCAACGGGAATTGGTTCACCCACACACACCTGCAGATTCTGACCGAAGAGGGCCTCTCCCGGGGAATGCAATTCAAGGGTTACTGCCGGGGAGAAGAAATTGTGGAAATGGATCGCTTGTGTCCCTCCCCTTTCCCTCTTTTTCTGGCCTCCCGGCTTATCCCCTGA